In Pseudomonadota bacterium, a single window of DNA contains:
- a CDS encoding thrombospondin type 3 repeat-containing protein, whose product MEKLRTRVPPRSGALSKPHLGLVIGIAFAGGCSADGERTSTDGLNGMGSLSSGKDLTLGPCSTGHDSDGDGVVDLCDNCALVPNPGQLDSNADGAGDACQPTIDILSVAATGSGDLLAEIEIADPNGDPLSGVVQVLGPIGDPLAITVEWFSTCGNDPIDIGLNGTVIGTVVGSGGGAHCTCLPPGVDSATFTGPAIAAAFNEAGGNAMTVTKATPGTALAWAKAILQYRDGTLQEVCLFDEPGGVEGCQERVNLCAAGFNFATVSAAQPVADLTTALVSESYSNSLLPPFLDISGVQTGPLVLHATTTDGNTPPVSDSEPFVHGNEPRLIINNQPPVAVCENRLVAANNFCMGCASVDGGSLDPDGPPWSVVETPACDYDLGVTHVTLAITDPLGLSASCVGTVTVADQSAPWITAALVPIYDEVEEDGGEFRAVFSCADNCDSNLAPLAALNGIPVLNGQLLSLELDSGREIEFDDGVLEIQAPSFRLDVLCTDLSGNVGTATAIPQFRKRGGGHRPPFKPDDP is encoded by the coding sequence ATGGAGAAGCTACGCACCCGCGTACCGCCACGATCGGGTGCTCTCAGCAAGCCCCACCTGGGACTGGTGATCGGCATCGCTTTTGCCGGTGGTTGCTCCGCCGATGGTGAACGAACGTCCACGGACGGGCTGAACGGTATGGGCAGCCTGTCTTCCGGCAAGGATCTCACCCTGGGTCCCTGCTCGACCGGGCACGACAGCGACGGCGACGGCGTGGTCGACCTGTGCGACAATTGTGCACTGGTGCCGAACCCAGGCCAGCTGGATTCCAACGCAGATGGCGCTGGTGACGCCTGCCAGCCGACGATCGACATCCTGTCGGTCGCAGCCACGGGGTCCGGCGATCTGCTCGCTGAAATCGAGATCGCAGACCCGAACGGCGACCCTCTCAGCGGCGTGGTCCAGGTTCTTGGGCCTATCGGTGATCCGCTGGCCATCACCGTCGAATGGTTCAGCACCTGTGGCAATGACCCCATCGACATCGGCCTCAACGGTACCGTGATCGGCACGGTTGTGGGATCTGGCGGCGGTGCCCACTGTACGTGCCTGCCGCCCGGCGTGGACAGCGCCACCTTCACTGGTCCGGCCATCGCAGCCGCCTTCAATGAAGCCGGTGGCAACGCCATGACCGTGACCAAGGCTACCCCCGGGACCGCTTTGGCCTGGGCCAAGGCCATCCTGCAATACAGGGACGGGACCCTTCAGGAAGTATGCCTGTTCGATGAGCCGGGAGGCGTCGAAGGCTGCCAGGAACGAGTCAACCTGTGCGCTGCAGGCTTCAATTTCGCCACGGTGAGTGCCGCGCAGCCCGTTGCCGACCTGACCACGGCGCTGGTTTCGGAAAGCTACAGCAACTCGCTGCTGCCCCCCTTCCTGGACATCTCCGGCGTGCAGACCGGCCCCTTGGTGCTGCATGCCACCACCACCGACGGCAACACCCCGCCGGTTTCCGACAGCGAGCCCTTTGTCCACGGCAACGAGCCCCGCCTCATCATCAACAACCAGCCGCCGGTCGCTGTCTGCGAAAACCGGCTGGTTGCCGCGAACAACTTCTGCATGGGCTGCGCTTCCGTGGACGGCGGCTCCCTGGATCCGGACGGCCCTCCGTGGTCCGTTGTAGAGACCCCCGCCTGCGACTACGACCTCGGAGTCACCCACGTGACGCTGGCGATCACCGACCCACTGGGGCTCAGTGCCAGCTGTGTGGGCACGGTGACGGTGGCCGATCAGAGCGCGCCGTGGATTACCGCTGCACTCGTTCCGATCTACGACGAAGTCGAGGAAGATGGAGGCGAGTTCAGGGCCGTGTTCTCGTGCGCGGACAACTGCGATTCCAACCTCGCCCCCTTGGCTGCGCTCAACGGAATCCCGGTGTTGAACGGGCAGCTGCTGTCCCTGGAGCTCGACTCCGGGCGCGAGATCGAGTTCGACGACGGTGTGCTCGAGATTCAAGCGCCGTCGTTCAGGCTCGATGTCCTGTGCACGGACCTGTCAGGTAATGTGGGTACCGCGACCGCCATCCCGCAGTTCCGCAAGCGAGGGGGCGGCCACCGGCCCCCGTTCAAGCCCGACGACCCGTAG
- a CDS encoding fused MFS/spermidine synthase, producing MKANQQFHLALFLFFGSGCCALSYETVWVRQLTLSFGISVYAVSAVLSAYMFGLCVGAYVVGRLAHRIVNPLRIFAYFELGIVTYTFLLYFILADFTPALYGVVHGLLPDDRAVLTLAKFAAAFVLLALPTALMGGTLPVLSVFLRSSRREIGAGVGRLYGINTLGGAAGTALAGFWLIKDFGIFATTAATLTFNLVIVITALWFSRREERAEAATASTPLQPARPAGAAASAETAPGAGGATGQAWPPGSGLVVLVLLLSGYTALSYEVMWNRTLLLYIHNSTYAFSTILIVFLFGTSVGSLLYGLLPRRWTGMRTLGAAQILLGLFVWLSIPLTGKLHSILGEVTSVVGEDSWLAAMTTIVVSSVTVVLAPTILSGFTFPAATSLLASKREHEGSIIGRAYALLTIGNILGPIVTGFLLIEWLGLRNAFAIGICANLAGGCALMVYRQGAYLRQAASVAGVAAALVLFLNTVDRDIFRSYYQAFLPPIIFYKEEVTDNVLVWERPGGIRGIHYSDGRGTAGTFTEFPNRLYGHIPMLLHREPRSVLSICFGVGNTLSALAQYEPDNLTCVELSPGAIEAAGLFPSNANVMSTPNLRVHVDDGRNFLLRSKKRFDVIQLEPPELHQAGVVNLYTREFYELARDRLHEDGVICQWVSTFVPEHEIKMVVRTFMEVFPESSLWSGVIGPLLLVGSPSPLRVQPEGLLARANRPNVRRDLGRFGVSAFDVMANHLMGPSSLARFAGEVPLITDDMTYIDFSIPRSRMSGFGVFMYNTHQKMESNDALGQEVQRNSLRLYSQGESPEYLFDFSRTDAQTRASFVERLEASVVRHRNFRGVQYHWALATWLIAEGRLDEAIASHRTSLRLDPDQAHVEFALAQLLLQQGNVEGSRTHFERVLQIDPAHGPARAQLQRLELPPTQARPAPAPGG from the coding sequence GTGAAAGCGAATCAGCAATTCCATCTCGCACTGTTCCTGTTCTTTGGATCCGGATGCTGTGCGCTCTCTTACGAGACGGTTTGGGTGCGGCAGCTAACGCTGTCGTTCGGCATCAGCGTGTACGCGGTCAGCGCTGTTCTGTCGGCGTACATGTTCGGTCTCTGCGTCGGGGCGTACGTGGTGGGGCGTTTAGCTCACCGGATAGTCAATCCGCTGAGGATCTTCGCGTACTTCGAGCTGGGTATCGTCACCTACACCTTTCTCCTCTACTTCATCCTGGCCGACTTTACTCCGGCCCTCTACGGCGTCGTCCACGGCCTGTTGCCCGACGATCGCGCCGTCCTCACGCTGGCGAAATTCGCGGCCGCCTTCGTGTTGCTCGCGCTGCCCACGGCGCTCATGGGGGGCACCCTCCCTGTGCTGAGCGTCTTCCTTCGCAGCTCCAGGCGAGAGATCGGGGCAGGCGTCGGGCGCCTCTACGGAATCAACACGCTGGGCGGAGCCGCCGGCACCGCCCTGGCGGGGTTCTGGCTGATCAAGGACTTTGGGATCTTCGCGACGACGGCCGCCACCCTGACCTTCAACCTGGTTATCGTCATCACGGCCCTGTGGTTTTCCAGAAGGGAAGAGCGCGCCGAAGCAGCGACAGCCTCCACGCCGCTGCAGCCTGCTCGACCTGCAGGCGCCGCCGCCTCTGCCGAGACGGCGCCGGGTGCTGGCGGCGCGACGGGCCAAGCCTGGCCTCCGGGCTCCGGGCTCGTCGTGCTCGTGCTCCTGCTATCGGGCTACACGGCCCTGTCGTACGAGGTGATGTGGAACCGAACGTTGCTTCTCTACATCCACAACTCGACGTACGCCTTCAGCACCATCCTGATCGTGTTTTTGTTCGGCACCTCGGTGGGCTCCTTGTTGTATGGGCTGCTGCCAAGACGCTGGACGGGAATGCGCACGCTCGGCGCTGCGCAGATCCTCCTGGGCCTTTTCGTCTGGCTCTCGATCCCGCTCACCGGCAAGCTTCACTCGATCTTGGGAGAAGTGACCTCGGTCGTGGGCGAGGACTCCTGGTTGGCGGCGATGACCACGATCGTGGTTTCCTCCGTCACCGTCGTTCTTGCACCCACGATCCTGTCAGGATTCACGTTCCCGGCCGCAACCTCGCTGCTGGCGTCGAAGCGCGAGCACGAGGGCTCCATCATCGGCAGGGCCTACGCGCTGCTGACCATAGGCAACATCCTCGGACCTATCGTCACTGGGTTCTTGCTGATCGAGTGGCTGGGACTTCGCAACGCGTTCGCCATCGGCATCTGCGCCAACCTGGCCGGTGGATGTGCCCTGATGGTCTATCGACAGGGTGCCTACCTGCGCCAGGCAGCGTCGGTTGCCGGCGTCGCTGCCGCGCTTGTGCTCTTTCTGAACACCGTGGATCGTGACATCTTCAGAAGCTACTATCAGGCATTCCTGCCGCCGATCATCTTCTACAAGGAGGAGGTCACCGACAACGTGCTCGTGTGGGAGCGTCCGGGTGGGATACGTGGAATCCACTACTCCGACGGCCGCGGTACCGCGGGAACGTTTACGGAGTTTCCAAACCGCCTGTACGGGCACATCCCGATGCTCTTGCACCGCGAGCCACGCTCGGTGCTGTCGATATGCTTCGGGGTGGGAAACACGCTGAGCGCGCTGGCTCAGTACGAGCCGGACAACCTGACCTGTGTCGAGTTGAGCCCCGGCGCGATCGAGGCTGCAGGCTTGTTCCCATCCAATGCCAATGTGATGAGCACACCCAATCTCCGGGTGCACGTCGATGATGGGCGCAACTTCCTCTTGCGCTCCAAGAAGCGATTCGATGTGATCCAGCTGGAGCCGCCGGAGCTACACCAAGCCGGCGTGGTGAACCTGTACACTCGAGAGTTCTACGAACTGGCGCGTGACCGTCTCCACGAAGACGGCGTCATCTGCCAGTGGGTGTCGACTTTCGTGCCCGAGCACGAGATCAAGATGGTCGTCCGAACGTTCATGGAGGTGTTCCCGGAATCGAGCCTGTGGAGCGGCGTCATCGGACCGCTCCTGTTGGTCGGCTCTCCCTCGCCGCTTCGCGTCCAACCCGAAGGTTTGCTCGCAAGAGCGAATCGACCCAACGTCCGACGCGATCTCGGCCGGTTCGGAGTCAGCGCTTTCGATGTCATGGCCAACCATCTGATGGGGCCGTCTTCGCTGGCTCGGTTCGCCGGCGAGGTCCCGCTGATCACCGACGACATGACCTACATCGATTTTTCCATCCCGCGCTCGAGAATGTCGGGTTTCGGTGTGTTCATGTACAACACCCATCAGAAAATGGAGTCCAACGACGCCCTGGGCCAAGAGGTCCAGCGCAACAGCCTGCGCTTGTACTCTCAGGGAGAGTCCCCGGAATACCTCTTTGATTTTTCTCGAACCGATGCTCAGACCCGCGCAAGCTTCGTCGAGCGACTTGAAGCCTCCGTTGTTCGCCACCGGAATTTCCGGGGAGTCCAGTACCATTGGGCGCTGGCGACATGGTTGATCGCCGAAGGCAGGCTCGACGAGGCGATCGCGAGTCATCGCACGTCGCTGCGTCTGGACCCTGACCAAGCGCACGTGGAGTTCGCGCTCGCTCAGCTGCTGCTACAGCAAGGAAACGTCGAAGGCAGCAGGACGCATTTCGAGCGCGTCCTTCAGATCGACCCCGCCCACGGCCCGGCCCGCG